In a single window of the Daphnia carinata strain CSIRO-1 chromosome 4, CSIRO_AGI_Dcar_HiC_V3, whole genome shotgun sequence genome:
- the LOC130687645 gene encoding uncharacterized protein LOC130687645 yields the protein MEKRNLRVSALAEGLSAIGLVLAIVTVISPYWGRFSNEGSPNSGDLVTGYFGLWTICKDLPQGRSFCGLNITAFNLSTWTFIAGVVAVVSVIAIGLAALLGVCLLLMLKTQERVCLPYRPAVVARLVLSALAALLSTVAIALASIRTDERLPYALSRGWTFYLQMLVILSEVLLTLTATYELMLSRRLGGDPTFYSRDPSGSGALTYSNPSFKDDSGRPSGMGGGRPGSGMGGGRPGSSNGSSTSNSSINTIVSASSVRSAPNGKQASSNGSRIHNAHTKSSSTSGKSPASSRASPKRPTTGRLANGAMIRAAAGRGSQRSRSSGHGSSRSKPTIAVTASSAHPYSIGADGRSPDSVDQGSTSSILNGSFGSIESSSYGTTSSIISGSSVSSNPMALSPRKSSLKKPRPRNEVPASPVPEGSETGSVLGFQNPGFGENRAGSIKRVRIASQSTDV from the exons ATGGAGAAGCGCAATTTGAGAGTGTCCGCTTTGGCTGAGGGATTGTCGGCTATCGGCTTGGTCCTGGCCATCGTCACCGTCATCTCGCCATATTGGGGACGCTTCTCCAACGAAGGATCTCCTAATAGTGGCG ATCTGGTCACTGGCTATTTCGGATTGTGGACCATCTGCAAAGACCTGCCTCAGGGGCGCTCCTTCTGCGGCTTGAATATCACTGCTTTTAATCTGTCAA CATGGACATTTATCGCCGGGGTCGTTGCTGTTGTCAGTGTCATCGCCATCGGTTTGGCTGCTCTGCTGGGTGTCTGTCTCCTGTTGATGCTCAAAACCCAAGAGCGAGTTTGTCTGCCTTATCGACCGGCCGTCGTGGCCCGTCTCGTTCTCTCTGCACTAGCAG CCCTGCTTTCAACCGTAGCCATAGCTTTGGCCAGCATTCGGACAGACGAGAGGCTGCCGTACGCCTTGAGTCGAGGCTGGACCTTTTACCTGCAGATGCTGGTCATCCTTTCCGAGGTCCTCTTGACGCTAACGGCCACTTACGAATTGATGCTAAGCCGACGACTAGGTGGCGATCCCACGTTTTACAGTCGCGATCCGTCTGGTTCCGGCGCTCTCACGTACTCCAATCCCAGTTTCAAGGACGATTCCGGCCGACCCAGTGGAATGGGTGGCGGACGACCAGGAAGCGGAATGGGTGGTGGACGGCCCGGAAGCAGCAACGGTTCGTCGACGAGCAATAGCAGTATCAATACCATCGTTTCGGCCAGCTCTGTACGATCGGCACCTAATGGCAAACAGGCCAGCTCCAACGGTTCCAGAATACACAATGCGCATACTAAAAGTTCATCCACCTCCGGAAAAAGCCCCGCATCCAGCAGAGCGTCACCTAAGAGGCCCA CTACTGGACGGCTGGCCAATGGTGCGATGATCCGTGCAGCAGCTGGTCGTGGGAGCCAACGAAGTCGGTCAAGTGGACACGGCAGTTCAAGATCGAAACCGACGATTGCCGTGACGGCCTCCAGTGCTCATCCGTACTCGATCGGTGCCGATGGGCGGTCACCGGACAGCGTCGATCAAGGCAGCACGTCGAGCATTTTAAACGGCTCGTTTGGCTCGATCGAGAGCTCCAGTTATGGAACGACAAGTTCCATCATCTCGGGCAGCTCCGTCTCGTCCAATCCCATGGCCTTGTCGCCACGCAAATCTTCGCTCAAGAAGCCACGGCCCCGTAACGAGGTGCCCGCCTCGCCAGTGCCCGAAGGGAGCGAGACAGGCAGCGTCCTAGGCTTCCAAAACCCGGGCTTTGGTGAAAATAGGGCCGGAAGCATCAAACGTGTTCGTATCGCTTCGCAGAGCACTGACGTTtaa